GGAAGTTTATTTCACATTGGTCAGATAACTCTCATGGCATCTTTTCTCAATTATAGTTTCTTAATTAGCATATTTGAGCTGAGATGGCCCAATTCCATTCGTTTGTGTTGTGATTGTAGCTTGTGACATTTTTTACTCTTCTTGTGGAAGCTTAGGGAACCATAATTCTTCTATTTTGTTAGTAACCCTTAAGCATTACAGCTTTTTATTATGTGTCTTGTTAAAAGTTTTGCATGGTTGCTAGGGAGTCAGACCAGTGCAAAGCCCTGCCTTCAGGGAGCCTAGTTAGAGTTCCTTCTCCACTCGTTCTGTGTTGACCTGAGTAATCTGCAGCAGTCTCCTCTTCCTCTGGTATCCCGAATCTCTCCACTTCAGTGTCGAGGGGGACCCCAAGCACAGCATAGTCAGCCGCCCCCCCAGACACCAGCTGTGGCCTCGGAGCCGGTAGCCTTGAGCTCTCAAACATCAGAAGCAGTTGAGAGTGAAGTGCCTCCTCGGGAGCCTATGGAGGCAGAAGAAGTGGAGGAGCGTGCCTCAGCCCAGAGCCCGGAACTCACCCCTTCTGGCCCAGCCCCAGTGGGCCCAGCACCTGCCCCAGAGACAAATGCACCCAAGTGAGAACCAGAGGGACCCTCTGGGAGAGTGGTTGGGAGTCCTAAGTGAAGTGTGAGAACCAGGAAGGGGATGATAGGAGAAGAGAATTGCTGGGCAGTCTTACCTCTGGGGTTAGCATGGCAGGGCAGAGAGAGTTCCGGACCAGCTGAATGAGGTTGGGGCTGGCAGTTGAGCCAGAAGCTCTTCTCTCGGCTGAGGAAATACAGATGCTGTTTCCTGAGCCCAATCAAGGTTCTCTCCCCTGAGTTCACATAGATTATGTTCCTTTCTGAGAGTTAAGTTTCTTGCCATCGTAGGGATGGGATTGTGCGGCAAGAAAGACAGAcgcaattatttttcttcttgtcttcccGTGGGTGCAGGTGAAGGATAGGTGTTCTGCTAGTGCTAGAAGGGATGGGGCCAGAGGTCTGGGAGGCTGCAGGGGGACAGGGCAGGTGTAGTCTGTCAGCTTGGAGGTTGGGGATCTAAGGAAGGCCTCGGCTCACTGCCTCTTGGGGTTGCCCACAGTCATCCTTCCCCTGCGGAGTATGTCGAAGTGCTTCAGGAGCTACAGCGGCTtgagagccgccttcagcccttcTTGCAGCGCTACTACGAGGTTCTGGGTACTGCTGCCACCACGGACTACAACAATAACGTGAGTGccacccaccccctcacccccagttGTGTCCCACATGGAACAGGCAGAAATACATCTAACcctttcttccaaaaaaatacTGTCTGCAACAAAACAGTTCTATAGACTTGTGAGTAAATGACGTGTTCTTTTGTATAGGGAAGGTGATGATCTTTGCGTAAATCTACTGTTTCTGTCTCTTGATTCCTTGATTCAATTACTCAGGAAGCTTAGGTAGAGTGAGGGAGATTAGTAGATGATGCTGTACTGATTTTCTGTAAGGCCTGTTGTAATAGGGAACTTTCTGCGTATTCGATATAGAAGTTATTTGCCGAGACCGGTCTACCTGGAACCTTCCAAGGCTATAGCTGAAGGTATAGAGATAGAGAGTATGGGGCTTTTCAAGGGTGTTACCTGCTTTTGTCGTCAAAGTTTATTGCAACCTAATATGTCTTGCTTTCTTGTCCTCGGCCCTGGGGGTTACAGCAGGAGGGCCGAGAAGAGGACCAGCGCTTGATCAACTTAGTGGGGGAGAGCCTGCGGCTGCTGGGTAACACTTTCGTGGCGCTGTCTGACCTGCGCTGCAATCTGGCCTGTGCGCCCCCACGACACCTGCATGTGGTCCGGCCCATGTCTCACTACACTACCCCCATGGTGCTTCAGCAAGCAGCCATTCCCATCCAGGTGGGTCCAGGGAGCCTTGGAGGGATGGCGCATGACCCAGAGTAGCTGTCAGGCTTGAATTGAGAAGGGGTAGAGACCTCGGAAACACAAAGTGGTGGAGAACGGGGAGACTGCAGCAGTATACCTCGGGATGCTCTGGGTTAAGCTcttgttttacttatttctgaCTTCTGTATCTGTCTCTTCCAGATCAATGTGGGAACCACTGTGACCATGACGGGGAATGGGACTCGGCCCCCCCCAACTGCCAATGCGGAGGCAGCTCCCCCTGGTCCTGGGCAGGCCTCGTCCCTGGCTCCCACTTCTACCACTGTCGAGTCTTCAACCGAGGGGGCTCCCCCGCCAGGGCCAGCTCCCCCCCCAACCACCAGTCACCCGAGGGTCATCCGAATTTCCCACCAGAGCGTGGAACCCGTGGTCATGATGCACATGAATATCCAAGGTGAATGAGGGTTGGTTGTCGGTAGAGAAGAGCAGCACGATGTGGGAGGTGGGTTGGCACAGAGATGTGAGAGAGCGAGGGTGGGGATGGAGCAGAGGAACCAGGACAGAAGCTTGAGTGCACATGTgctgggaagggcaggagggactGCTTGTCCCTGCAGGTTTGTTTGCGTGGCGAAGGGAGTGCTTCCTCCCTTCTAGGTGGAGGGAAAAGCGGGCTTTCTCATGGGGACGGTAGGGGCCAGCAGGATGCTGGTCACAGGAGGATGTGGTTAAGCCTTGGTGCCACCTGCCTCAGggccactctctctgtctccctgctcagATTCCGGCACACAGCCTGGTGGAGTTCCGAGTGCTCCCACTGGCCCCCTAGGACCCCCTGGTCATGGCCAGACCCTGGGTAAGAGTGAGGGTATCAGAGCAGGCAAGCTCTGGGTAGAGAAGGGGTAGGGCCGACTGGGTGGGTTGAAGGGGGTCCAGGTTCAAGGTTACATCAGACCCGCCccccaggctccaccctcatccagctgccctccctgccccctgagTTCATGCACGCCGTCGCCCACCAGATCACTCATCAGGCCATGGTGGCAGCTGTTGCCTCCGCGGCCGCAGGTAATAACCCGGAAGGGGAAGCTTGGGAGGTGGGGCACGGTCCATGGTGGCGGGTGCTGTCGGCTAGCAGGCCAGGGCCCGGCCCTCAGCCCTCTTCGGTCTCCCCTCTGCCACCCACAGGACAACAGGTGCCAGGCTTCCCTACGGCTCCGACCCGGGTGGTGATTGCCCGGCCCACCCCTCCACAGGCTCGGCCTTCCCATCCTGGGGGGCCCCCCGTCTCGGGTACTCTAGTGAGTAAGGATGGAGGAGCTCTCGTTGGGGGGAGTCTGGGGAAAGAATCCTCGTGGGGAATGGGCAGGGCAGGACTGAAAGCTGTTTCTGTCTCCCTCCAGCAGGGCTCCGGGCTAGGTACCAATGCTTCTCTGGCCCAGATGGTGAGCGGCCTTGTGGGGCAGCTCCTGATGCAGCCTGTTCTGGTGGGTGAGTCCTTGTTCTTGCCCGTCTCAACCTGAAGGGATGTCCACCACCCTGGAGGCCGGTGCTCCTCAGTCTCCTGACGAGCGCTTCCCAGTTTTCTCCACAGATCCTTTTTCCTTGCCTTCCTGTTGACAAGACCAGGATGAGATGCTGTGGTGTCTCGTTTCTCTACAGAGTTCAACTTTTCTCTTTTGGTCTCTCCAGCTCAGGGGACCCCAGGAATGGCTCCACCTCCAGCCCCTGCCACTGCTTCAGCTAGTGCCGGCACTACCAACACCGCTACCACAGCTGGCCCTGCTCCCGGGGGGCCTGCCCAGCCTCCTCCCCCTCAGCCCTCGGCCGCCGACCTGCAGTTCTCTCAGCTCCTGGGGAACTTGCTGGGGCCAGCAGGGCCTGGGGCCGGCGGGCCTGGCATGGCTTCTCCCACCATCACCGTGGCCATGCCCGGCGTCCCCGCCTTTCTACAGGGCATGACTGACTTTCTGCAGGTGAGTTGCTGGCTTGCTCTTTGGCTCCCCCCCACACCTGCTGGTCCAGCCAGGTGCTGGTGCCTTGTTTCTGTGATGTTGCTGCTGGGCTACGGTCCCTGGTGGCCTGTCGatgggagggagccctgggaccTCATTGATTCCAATTCCCCACCTATCCCCATTtgggagaagcagcagctgaGGCTATGAGGACATAGTACTTGGCATTGCTGTTTTGTAACCTAATGCGTTcagggggagaggggctggagccCCACCTAAGTCTGCTGCTATGTCACCACATGTGTTCATTCTGCTCCAGGGAGGAAAGACCACAGTGGGGCTCTCCTGTTGGGCTTCTCTCAGCCTGTGCCTTTCTGGTGTCTCGTCCCCGTTTTCACCTTGTCTTCTGTTGTGTGTTCTCTGTTTGCCAGGCAGCACAGAcagcccctccacccccgccgccgccgccgcccccgcccccagcaccgGAGCAGCAGACTGTGCCCCCACCAGGGTCCCCTTCTGGTGGCACAGGGAGTCCTGGAGGCCTGGGTCTTGAGAGCCTTTCACCGGAGTTTTTTACATCTGTGGTGCAGGGTGTGCTGAACTCCCtgctgggctccctgggggcGCGGGCCGGCAGCAGTGAGAGCATCGCTGCTTTCATCCAGCGCCTCAGCGGATCCAGTAACATCTTCGAGCCTGGGGCAGATGGGGCCCTCGGTGAGCCATCGAGGGTGCCTTGGTCttctccagggaggggaggggaggggaggttgaTGACCTTTGTCAAGGAGTGTTGCTGGAGCTGGATGAGGTCGATGGGTTGGTGGTGCACAGGCAGGGCAGGGGGTAAAGGCCACTGCTGACTTCAGCCCCTGTCCCTAGGATTCTTCGGGGCCCTGCTTTCTCTTTTGTGCCAGAACTTTTCCATGGTAGACGTGGTGATGCTTCTTCACGGCCATTTCCAGCCACTGCAGCGGCTCCAGCCCCAGCTGCGGTCCTTTTTCCACCAGCACTACCTGGGTGGCCAAGAGCCCACACCCGGTAACATACGGGTAAATGAAGGCCGGGGGCCGCCGCATGCTCCTCTTCAGCTTCTCTTTCTTGACTCCACTCTGTCACCTAAAGTGCCGATCGCTCCAGCCTGAGCCCTGCACTTactggaggtggaggggagggcatGTCTCACAGGCCAGGGTGGGGGATCTGAACTCCTGCTGTTTTGCCCTTAGACGGCGACCCACACATTGATCACGGGGCTGGAAGAATACGTGCGGGAGAGTTTCGTGAGTTCCTCATCTCCCGGGGGGCCGGGGTAGCTGCTGTTCCTCCCACCGCCTCGGAGCGAATGTAGTCTTCCAGGCTCCCTGATTTGGGGGTCTCCGTGTGTCTTGGTTTTCAGTCTTTGGTGCAGGTTCAGCCTGGTGTGGACATCATCCGGACCAACCTGGAGTTTCTCCAGGAGCAGTTCAACAGCATTGCTGCTCATGTGCTGCACTGCACAGGTGAGGGCGGCCAGGCGCACAGGGCTGGGGGTGCGAGGCGCGGGGTGCCAGCTGCCAGCATCCCCACCTCTTATCTTGTCCACAGATAGTGGATTTGGGGCCCGTTTGTTGGAGTTGTGTAACCAGGGCCTGTTTGAGTGCCTGGCCCTCAACCTGCACTGCTTGGGGGGCCAGCAGATGGAACTCGCTGCTGTCATCAATGGCCGGATAGTAAGCACCGCGCAGCCCCCGGGCCTTTGTTCTCTCTGCTGTCCTGCAGTTCTTGTTTTGCCTTCTCCAAATTGCTGTCCTTTACCTTTTGATACTTTTCAAAAGCTGGTTGAAGGTGTTGTGTTCCAAGGCTGCTTTCTGCCCTCAGCGTCGCATGTCTCGTGGGGTGAACCCGTCCCTGGTGAGCTGGCTGACCACTATGATGGGGCTGAGGCTTCAGGTGGTTCTGGAGCACATGCCTGTGGGCCCCGATGCCATCCTCAGATACGTCCGCAGGGTTGGCGACCCACCCCAGGTAAGGGCCTGGATGGGCAGTGTGGTCAGGGGACTTGCAGGGACGGGAGAGGCTTGAGAAGGCCTTTTGTGCTCTTCTGCTTTTTTGTCCAATTTCCTAGCCACTTCCTGAGGAGCCGATGGAAGTTCAGGGATCAGAGAGGACTTCTCCTGAGCCTCAGGTACCAGGGAGAGGTTGAGGGGCCAGATAAGGTGGCGGGGAGGGCTGAGGGTGGaagggctggaggctggggatgCTGAAGCCCATGTTTTCCCGCTCCAACTTGCAGCGGGAGAATGCCTCCCCGGCCCCAGGAACAACGGCAGAAGAGGCCATGTCTCGAGGGCCTCCTCCTGCACctgagggcggcggcggcggcggctcccgtGAAGAGCAGGACGGAGCTGCAGCCGAGACTGAGCCTTGGGCAGCTGCCGTCCCCCCAGTAAGTGTCGGGAGGAGAGCTGGAGCACCAGGGATAGCTGGACGTGGCGCCAGCTCCTCGTCCTCTTTCCCTCCACAGGAGTGGGTCCCGATTATCCAGCAGGACATTCAGAGCCAGCGGAAAGTGAAGCCGCAGCCCCCCTTGAGCGATGCCTACCTCAGTGGTATGCCTGCCAAGAGACGCAAGGTTGGTCTGCCTCTTCCCTGAGGATCTCGATTCATCCAGTTCCCCCCGGGTGGTTAGAATCAGACTAGTTAGAGCTGGAAGGACTTCTTCCTACTTTTGTCCTATCACTTATGGGGTGAGGAAACCTTCCTGGGACTTGATTTGCTCGTGGTGGTTGCGGCACACCCTCACGCTAGCATATGCCAGCAGTGTGGTCGTCCCTCAACAGCCTGACTCCCCTGTGTGGCGAGGGCCTGCTTCCTCACAGGCGGCTTCCTCTCACTGACTAGCCGAGTGCCGATGGCTCCACTTACCCTGTCCTTCTCGTATTGAAGAGTGAGTCCAGGATGCGCAAGTGTCGTGTTTTGGTCAGAGCCAGATAAAATTAGGGAGGTGTTTTTGCCGGCAGAACCACTCGTGAACTAGTTCCCTTCTCTCCACTAGCTTAGAAACTCAGTGGTTGGCTCCTGGAAAGGGTGAGCTGGGTGGTTGGCACTGGATCTGACGTCGATCCTCTTTTCCCTCCCGACCCCCTGTCCCCCAGACGATGCAGGGTGAGGGCCCCCAGCTGCTTCTCTCAGAGGCCGTGAGCCGGGCAGCTAAGGCAGCCGGAGCTCGGCCCCTGACGAGCCCCGAGAGCCTGAGCCGGGACCTGGAGGCACCAGAGGTTCAGGAGAGCTACAGGCAGCAGGTGCCCCCACCTTGAAGCAGAATAGGGATGGTGTAGTGGGAGGGGTCGGGCTAGGGCctctcttttctaatttcttcagaGACTAACTGGTCAGTCTGGGGCTACTACGTGATATTTTGAAGTTTTCCCCTAGTGGCATCTGGGAAGGCTCAGTGATGCCGTATTCGGCTTCTGACAGCGTGGCTGGTGGGAAGCGCTAGCTCCTAGGGGATGGCCTCGCGTGCTTGCTGGGATCCTAGGGCCCTGGCCGGTGCCCCTCCaacctgcttgttctctctctctagctccgGGCTGATATACAGAAGCGACTGCAGGAAGACCCCAACTACAGCCCCCAGCGCTTCCCTAATGCCCACCGGGCCTTCACTGATGATCCCTAGCTGTTTGCTCTTTGGCCCTCCCTCATCAGGGGAccatttcccccatcttccttcACAGTATTTAAGGAATAAAAGTCAGATTTTCCTGGCTCTTTTGTCTCGGAGTTTTCCTAAGTAATCTAAATACTTGTCTTCTCTAAGTTGTCTAAAATGAGTAATAGTCCCTAGAAACCCAGCTGTGTAAGACCGCTGTCAACCTTGCCGAGTAAGGAGCTGCACGCTACCACATATTCATTGCTCGTGTAGCACAATGCTGACAAGCAGCCCAGCCCAGTGGTTTTCAGAACACACTTTCATGCAAAAGCGTTTTACATGTAAACGAAATGGAGTTCAGAGATGGACAAAAGTGGTTTCAGTGAAAAACGATTTCTAAGCAGCTGCAGACTTCACACACTCTTGGCATGACTTGCAGAGTGACTGGTAGAACTCTGCTGCAGCCACAGCAGCTTTAAAGGCACGTCCTCTCATTTGCAGCTGGAACAAAACCATGAGGAGGCTGCAAATTCTTTGCTGCTCCCTCCTGAGACACACGCCTGCTTGCAGTCCCGTTCCCGTTGGCTAGCTTAGTGCTGGGCTGAGACTGTGTGGCAGAAGCCACACTAAGGCCAGGTCATAGGCTTCACAGTTTCCGCTGGGACCTCTTGGAACACTAACTCGGACGTAGCAGGCCCTGGGACtctaccaccttttttttttttttaatattttatttattcatgagagacacagagagagaggcagacacaggcaaaggaagaagcaggctccatgccgggagcctgatgcgggactccatcctgggactccaggatcacgccctgggccaaaggcaggcactaaaccactgagccacccagggatctccgggACTCTACCACCTTGCTGGACAAACCAGACACTGGTTGACAACCCAGTGGGATTTTTTCTACCCTTGAGATAAACACAAGAGCCCCAGACACACGACGGTAGACCTGTGGCACCAGCCTAGCCACCAGCTGCAGACTGGTAGCCAGCAGACCTCACTCAATGGCATACGAATCATTCACCAGTGAAGGCCAGCTCTAATTCCCAGCCCGTGAGACTTCAATATACAACAGAACAGATTTGAGACCGCTTGTTAAAACATCATTGGGGGGAGTAAATTCCCTAAAACCTCTCTACAGATCCCTGAGCACTATACTGCCAGAAGAGATCAAAAACCAACCCATCCCCAAAATCattccagaaattttttttaatccttttattactcttttttaacAAACGGCCCCAGGGATAGGGGaccaggggaggggggtggaggggaagcgAGGCCCCAGCCCCacaacccctccccacccaccccattcccccttatatatttataatctatatacaagccccggggggtggggggcaaggggaaCTCCCTCAGCGGGATGGGGGCAATCCAGGCTCCTTGTCCCCTCGGGACCCAGGCTCCTCTGCCCGTCGGGAAGGCCCCTCTCGAGAAGGTGGCCCCGTCCGCTCCCAGGGCTTCGGCATCCAGCGCAGGGCATCTGGTGGAGAGGCCTGGGGAACAGGCACATGTGCAAAAATAAGTCCTACTGGGATGCCAGGGATGGAAAGACAGGAATTCAGATGGTAACTCTTGGATTCAGACTTGGGGCCACAGGGGTCTTTCCTTCACCTGCTGGTAGAGGTCGATGCGCTGGGTGCGGAAGACTCCACTGTAGGTAGAAGGCGGGGCCTTGAGACGGGAATTCAGGCCAGAGAAGGACCTAAAGGAGAAGGGTGTCTGAGGCAAGCCTAACCTGCTCCCTGGTCCCCTAAGAAAGCCATATGGATGGGTAATCTGCATCCCCACACCCTCCTCTTGCCTTCCAGATGGGGGAGTACGTGATGATCCAGGTCCTGCAAGGTTGCTGCTCAGTTTCCGATAATCCTGGAAGGGCTTTAGTTCCACTGGGTgcagctgaaagaaaaaaaaattcatgagccTCCTGCCTTTCAACCCAATTGATCCTGAGATACTGAATCCCCACGCCTAGCTCTTGGGAGATCCCTAACACTTCAGTTCCTGTACCTTACCTCTGCTCGCCCCAAGCTAGGGGCAAAAGGTCTCGCAGGTGAAGGCAGCACCCGAGTAGCAGGAGCAGGTGGGGGTCGTACAGCCAGGCTGGGGGGCTGCAGAGCAGGGCCCACAGGTAACAGAGAAAGGGGCGGTGGGGCAGGAGGTGGCGCTGGTGGCAGGGAGCCAAAGTTCACCACAGGCAGCTGTGAGTCCACCATGGGTAGAAGCATCTACAATAAGAAATACAGGTGATGAGGGAGGGGTGTCgagggcaggaaagaatatcagaaaaccaaaaatacaatCAGACAAATAAACCAGAGATTGAATAGAGAAACAGAATGAAGGGTGAGTGGCAGGACAAAAGTTACCTGCTGGGCAGGGGCCCCTGAGGGGAGGAAGCCACTTTGGCCACTGGGTTGCAGAGGAGTAGAATAAAAATCCGAAGGGGATGGCAGATCCTGGCGCACCTGCTGGGGACAACAGGGAGCAATGTCAACTGCCCCAAAAGCATCCCCCCGCCACCCCTAACCCCCCAAAAGCCCAGCACCTGCCCATCTCTCACCTGAAGCAAAGGTGGGTCGGGCAAAGGGCTGGGGCAGAAAGCTGGAGAGTACAGGAAGGAAGGTGGAGGGTACAGGATTCCTCCAGCTGGCAACTTCCCCAGCTCTGTTGCTTGCAGTGCAGAGAAATCCAAAAACTGGCCCTTGACAGCTACCCCAGAAAGCAGTGCTGAGGGGGGCGCTGGGCCCGGGGGGAGGTACAGGGGCTGTGATCTGAAGGGAGGCAAAATTTAGGTGCAGAGGAAGGAGTCAGGAAGCCCGAATCACTTACTCCTTTGTTCTGAGCTAAAAGTCTACCAGCTTCTGGTACCCCTGAAACAGGCCTCCCCACTGAAACACAGTTCATTTCCTTCTGAGATCCACAGGCATCCAATCTTACCTGTAAGGGTGAAGAGAGGGTGTCCCAGGACGAAAACCTCCATTGTTGGGATGTAACTGAGAGTCTATGGCTCCTCCCGAGACCTGCGGGAGGGGCAAGGCTGGAATAGCTCCAGTTTTTCTGGTCAAGAAAAGACTGCCCACCCCACCTACTACAGTAAAagcaagaagcaaaacaaaactataaatgtTTTACAACTACACAAATTGGAAGATTGGATTTTGAGGGACAGCAGGCAGAAGGGGTTCATGGGATAGGAAGCAGGCAGGTCACTTACCTGGGAAACGGGAGGCCCGGGACTGCTATAGAAGACCTCTGGGTACAAGCGCTGGCCTGAGGAGCTGGGCTCTGGGCCACAGTGCCCAGAGCCCAGGTTCTTGGATTGTGGCTCAGCCGAGGCAGAAGCACTGGGGAGCAGCTCCCAGTCTCGGGATATGGGGATGGCCTGTAAAGAAACCTGGTCAGAAGCAAAGTCAGCTTCCCTGACGTCCATCGAGGTCACACCGAGCCATCATCTCCATAACTGAAGACCTTTCCACCAAGCTCTCATTGTCCCACTCACCTCGGTAACTGATGCTGCTAGCTCCTTCTCTGCTTTTAAACTGTCTCCTACCACTAGGCGCAACTCTGAGTCCTGTGGTAGTGATGCAAAGGAGATCATTCTGTGGTTCAAGATGCATATCCTCCACATCCCACCTCCAATCCTTTCCTCCTCTCCACCCAAGGTGCTCAGATCCTGCCCATGCACACCTTGTCACTGGTGCCAAACTGGACGGGGGGACCAGGTCGATGGGATGGCCGGAGGGAGCCAGTCTCTGGGCCTCGGTCTGTACGTTGCAATCGTTCTGTGCCAATGGGGCCGGGGGGCAGAGGCTGCTCCCGGGGCAGCTCCTGGGTTGGGGAAGTAAAGGAAATTTGGGCAAATGAAGGAATGTCCAGGACACACAAgaacaggaaggaggagaaaaacatAAGGCCAAATTCAGAGTCTCAAGAATAttcctcttttatcttttttttttttttttttttttttttttacctttctgtcCCCATCATGGGGAGCAGGTGGCCGTCTCCTAGGAGGTTCAGAGGGTTCAGAGCCAGGTGGACCCTCACCAGGAACAGCATTCAGGGATGAGGGGCCTCCAGGCCGCTTGGGAggcccctctgctgcccccttGAGTCCTCCATCAGGGGAACTTCGCTGGCTGCAGGGACCTGATGACACCTGAGAATCCCCACTCAGGTCCACCCCACTGTCAGACTGACTCATctgagaggagggagaaggaatcaGTTAAGTCAAGGTGGAAAGCACCCTAATACCTGACTGATGTTTGACAAATAACACAACTACGTGACTGCATAGCCCGGACACCCAGAACAGGTGGAGAAGAATCCCAGCTCTGATACTCCCTCCCATTGTCACTTACTTCTGTTCCAGCCACATCCTCGAAAGGGCTCAGGGGTTCCATCCAGGGTTCCAGGGAGCCAGGCCGGTAACTATTCCGGGTAGTGGCTGGGAAGAGGACCAGACAGAAGTGAGAGACCATCCCGAGGCTGCCCTCTTGGCCCTCTGACAGAGCCCTTCCCCTGCTACCACTCCATCTTACCAGTATGTAAACGGTTCCAGATGTGTGGGGTCAGGGCCTCTGTCCCTGTATCTCTGCACTCTCCCTGAGGGCCTGGGCCCTCAGGCTTGGGGCCCAAGAAACCAGAGCTATGAGAAGGTGGCAAAGATTCCTAAAGGTGAGGAAAGccagaaacaaaacatg
The Canis aureus isolate CA01 chromosome 7, VMU_Caureus_v.1.0, whole genome shotgun sequence genome window above contains:
- the BAG6 gene encoding large proline-rich protein BAG6 isoform X19, with amino-acid sequence MEPTDSTSTTSSMEEPDSLEVLVKTLDSQTRTFIVGAQCRGGPQAQHSQPPPQTPAVASEPVALSSQTSEAVESEVPPREPMEAEEVEERASAQSPELTPSGPAPVGPAPAPETNAPNHPSPAEYVEVLQELQRLESRLQPFLQRYYEVLGTAATTDYNNNQEGREEDQRLINLVGESLRLLGNTFVALSDLRCNLACAPPRHLHVVRPMSHYTTPMVLQQAAIPIQINVGTTVTMTGNGTRPPPTANAEAAPPGPGQASSLAPTSTTVESSTEGAPPPGPAPPPTTSHPRVIRISHQSVEPVVMMHMNIQDSGTQPGGVPSAPTGPLGPPGHGQTLGSTLIQLPSLPPEFMHAVAHQITHQAMVAAVASAAAGQQVPGFPTAPTRVVIARPTPPQARPSHPGGPPVSGTLQGSGLGTNASLAQMVSGLVGQLLMQPVLVAQGTPGMAPPPAPATASASAGTTNTATTAGPAPGGPAQPPPPQPSAADLQFSQLLGNLLGPAGPGAGGPGMASPTITVAMPGVPAFLQGMTDFLQAAQTAPPPPPPPPPPPPAPEQQTVPPPGSPSGGTGSPGGLGLESLSPEFFTSVVQGVLNSLLGSLGARAGSSESIAAFIQRLSGSSNIFEPGADGALGFFGALLSLLCQNFSMVDVVMLLHGHFQPLQRLQPQLRSFFHQHYLGGQEPTPGNIRTATHTLITGLEEYVRESFSLVQVQPGVDIIRTNLEFLQEQFNSIAAHVLHCTDSGFGARLLELCNQGLFECLALNLHCLGGQQMELAAVINGRIRRMSRGVNPSLVSWLTTMMGLRLQVVLEHMPVGPDAILRYVRRVGDPPQPLPEEPMEVQGSERTSPEPQRENASPAPGTTAEEAMSRGPPPAPEGGGGGGSREEQDGAAAETEPWAAAVPPEWVPIIQQDIQSQRKVKPQPPLSDAYLSGMPAKRRKTMQGEGPQLLLSEAVSRAAKAAGARPLTSPESLSRDLEAPEVQESYRQQLRADIQKRLQEDPNYSPQRFPNAHRAFTDDP
- the BAG6 gene encoding large proline-rich protein BAG6 isoform X5 translates to MEPTDSTSTTSSMEEPDSLEVLVKTLDSQTRTFIVGAQMNVKEFKEHIAASVSIPSEKQRLIYQGRVLQDDKKLQEYNVGGKVIHLVERAPPQTPLPSGASSGIGSASATHGGGPPPGTRGPGASVHDRNANSYVMVGTFNLPSDGSAVDVHINMEQAPIQSEPRVRLVMAQHMIRDIQTLLSRMECRGGPQAQHSQPPPQTPAVASEPVALSSQTSEAVESEVPPREPMEAEEVEERASAQSPELTPSGPAPVGPAPAPETNAPNHPSPAEYVEVLQELQRLESRLQPFLQRYYEVLGTAATTDYNNNQEGREEDQRLINLVGESLRLLGNTFVALSDLRCNLACAPPRHLHVVRPMSHYTTPMVLQQAAIPIQINVGTTVTMTGNGTRPPPTANAEAAPPGPGQASSLAPTSTTVESSTEGAPPPGPAPPPTTSHPRVIRISHQSVEPVVMMHMNIQDSGTQPGGVPSAPTGPLGPPGHGQTLGSTLIQLPSLPPEFMHAVAHQITHQAMVAAVASAAAGQQVPGFPTAPTRVVIARPTPPQARPSHPGGPPVSGTLGSGLGTNASLAQMVSGLVGQLLMQPVLVAQGTPGMAPPPAPATASASAGTTNTATTAGPAPGGPAQPPPPQPSAADLQFSQLLGNLLGPAGPGAGGPGMASPTITVAMPGVPAFLQGMTDFLQAAQTAPPPPPPPPPPPPAPEQQTVPPPGSPSGGTGSPGGLGLESLSPEFFTSVVQGVLNSLLGSLGARAGSSESIAAFIQRLSGSSNIFEPGADGALGFFGALLSLLCQNFSMVDVVMLLHGHFQPLQRLQPQLRSFFHQHYLGGQEPTPGNIRTATHTLITGLEEYVRESFSLVQVQPGVDIIRTNLEFLQEQFNSIAAHVLHCTDSGFGARLLELCNQGLFECLALNLHCLGGQQMELAAVINGRIRRMSRGVNPSLVSWLTTMMGLRLQVVLEHMPVGPDAILRYVRRVGDPPQPLPEEPMEVQGSERTSPEPQRENASPAPGTTAEEAMSRGPPPAPEGGGGGGSREEQDGAAAETEPWAAAVPPEWVPIIQQDIQSQRKVKPQPPLSDAYLSGMPAKRRKTMQGEGPQLLLSEAVSRAAKAAGARPLTSPESLSRDLEAPEVQESYRQQLRADIQKRLQEDPNYSPQRFPNAHRAFTDDP
- the BAG6 gene encoding large proline-rich protein BAG6 isoform X15; translation: MEPTDSTSTTSSMEEPDSLEVLVKTLDSQTRTFIVGAQMNVKEFKEHIAASVSIPSEKQRLIYQGRVLQDDKKLQEYNVGGKVIHLVERAPPQTPLPSGASSGIGSASATHGGGPPPGTRGPGASVHDRNANSYVMVGTFNLPSEPRVRLVMAQHMIRDIQTLLSRMECRGGPQAQHSQPPPQTPAVASEPVALSSQTSEAVESEVPPREPMEAEEVEERASAQSPELTPSGPAPVGPAPAPETNAPNHPSPAEYVEVLQELQRLESRLQPFLQRYYEVLGTAATTDYNNNQEGREEDQRLINLVGESLRLLGNTFVALSDLRCNLACAPPRHLHVVRPMSHYTTPMVLQQAAIPIQINVGTTVTMTGNGTRPPPTANAEAAPPGPGQASSLAPTSTTVESSTEGAPPPGPAPPPTTSHPRVIRISHQSVEPVVMMHMNIQDSGTQPGGVPSAPTGPLGPPGHGQTLGQQVPGFPTAPTRVVIARPTPPQARPSHPGGPPVSGTLQGSGLGTNASLAQMVSGLVGQLLMQPVLVAQGTPGMAPPPAPATASASAGTTNTATTAGPAPGGPAQPPPPQPSAADLQFSQLLGNLLGPAGPGAGGPGMASPTITVAMPGVPAFLQGMTDFLQAAQTAPPPPPPPPPPPPAPEQQTVPPPGSPSGGTGSPGGLGLESLSPEFFTSVVQGVLNSLLGSLGARAGSSESIAAFIQRLSGSSNIFEPGADGALGFFGALLSLLCQNFSMVDVVMLLHGHFQPLQRLQPQLRSFFHQHYLGGQEPTPGNIRTATHTLITGLEEYVRESFSLVQVQPGVDIIRTNLEFLQEQFNSIAAHVLHCTDSGFGARLLELCNQGLFECLALNLHCLGGQQMELAAVINGRIRRMSRGVNPSLVSWLTTMMGLRLQVVLEHMPVGPDAILRYVRRVGDPPQPLPEEPMEVQGSERTSPEPQRENASPAPGTTAEEAMSRGPPPAPEGGGGGGSREEQDGAAAETEPWAAAVPPEWVPIIQQDIQSQRKVKPQPPLSDAYLSGMPAKRRKTMQGEGPQLLLSEAVSRAAKAAGARPLTSPESLSRDLEAPEVQESYRQQLRADIQKRLQEDPNYSPQRFPNAHRAFTDDP